A genomic window from Cytobacillus suaedae includes:
- a CDS encoding CCA tRNA nucleotidyltransferase, with protein MKEPFVKPLAIVQTLLSNGHEAYFVGGSVRDLLLQRDIGDIDIATSARPNEVQNLFSKTINVGAVHGTIIVVHDGTPFEVTTFRSEENYKDFRRPDQVTFILSLEEDLKRRDFTMNAIAMSVEGNLIDPFNGKDAIERKLIQTVGNPYERFKEDALRMFRAVRFVSQLGFLIVEETKAAIKEYSYLLEKVSVERITVEFEKLMLGSYSKQALVLLIETDIYKFLPGLQDKRDKLTNSGSYNWNLLYEKSEYWTLLLCVLEIGDSNTFLKSWKLPNKLINQVNYNLNGIVKVKANGWSTLLLYALGIESSVQIQRVISILSKEEPEAKIKELEEIYENLPIKQRSELVINGVDLLAWSENKPGPWVARVIEEVEEAVILSRVENDKEGIKEWLLHCNLL; from the coding sequence ATGAAAGAACCTTTTGTAAAGCCGTTAGCAATCGTCCAAACCTTATTGTCAAACGGGCATGAGGCTTATTTTGTTGGTGGTTCGGTGCGTGACTTATTACTCCAACGAGATATTGGTGATATTGATATCGCTACGTCAGCACGTCCTAATGAAGTTCAGAATCTATTTAGTAAAACAATTAATGTAGGTGCTGTTCATGGAACAATTATTGTTGTTCATGACGGCACCCCTTTTGAGGTTACCACATTCAGAAGTGAAGAGAACTACAAGGATTTTAGAAGGCCAGACCAGGTAACTTTTATCCTTTCATTAGAGGAAGATTTAAAACGTCGTGATTTTACAATGAATGCAATTGCAATGTCTGTGGAAGGGAATCTTATTGACCCTTTCAATGGGAAGGATGCAATAGAGCGTAAGTTAATTCAAACGGTGGGCAATCCGTATGAACGGTTTAAAGAAGACGCCCTTAGAATGTTTAGGGCAGTTCGGTTCGTAAGTCAGCTAGGTTTTTTAATCGTAGAGGAAACAAAAGCTGCCATTAAGGAGTATTCTTATCTACTTGAAAAAGTTTCAGTAGAAAGAATAACCGTTGAGTTTGAAAAACTTATGTTGGGAAGCTATTCAAAACAAGCCCTGGTACTATTAATAGAAACCGATATATATAAGTTCTTACCAGGTCTACAAGATAAACGGGACAAGCTTACTAACTCAGGAAGTTATAACTGGAACCTTTTATACGAAAAATCCGAATATTGGACATTACTACTCTGTGTATTAGAGATAGGAGATAGCAACACTTTTTTAAAGAGTTGGAAATTGCCAAATAAACTAATAAACCAGGTCAATTATAATCTTAACGGTATCGTAAAGGTTAAAGCCAATGGTTGGTCTACTTTACTTCTATACGCTTTAGGTATCGAAAGTTCAGTTCAGATACAAAGAGTAATCTCTATCTTATCTAAAGAGGAGCCAGAGGCTAAAATTAAAGAACTAGAAGAAATATACGAGAATTTGCCTATAAAACAAAGAAGTGAATTAGTAATTAACGGAGTGGACCTTTTAGCATGGTCAGAAAATAAACCTGGGCCTTGGGTCGCAAGAGTCATTGAAGAAGTTGAAGAAGCAGTCATATTAAGTAGGGTTGAAAATGACAAAGAAGGTATAAAGGAGTGGCTTTTGCATTGCAATCTACTATGA
- a CDS encoding YitT family protein: MLGLRLKNIIFIILGTIIFAFGLVHFNMQNNLAEGGFTGITLLLYFVWNFDPAISNLVLNIPLFFIGWKLLGRTSFLYTILGTVGLSVFLWIFQRYQIQMPLHDDLTLAALFAGIFIGVGLGIIFRYGGTTGGVDIIARLVHKYVGWSMGKTMFLFDACVITLSLITYLTYREAMYTLVAVFVGARVIDFMQEGAYSAKGATIISDKNEEIASRIMSEMERGVTVLKGQGSFSKQERDILYCVVGRNEIVRLKNVINSIDPHAFVAVSDVRDVLGEGFTLDENKKPIER; this comes from the coding sequence CTGTTAGGTCTAAGATTAAAAAATATTATCTTTATTATTTTAGGTACCATTATTTTTGCATTTGGTCTTGTTCATTTTAACATGCAGAACAATTTAGCAGAAGGCGGTTTTACAGGGATTACACTACTCCTTTATTTCGTTTGGAATTTTGATCCTGCAATTAGTAACCTTGTGCTTAACATTCCACTTTTCTTTATTGGGTGGAAGTTACTAGGAAGGACCTCTTTCCTTTATACGATTTTAGGTACAGTTGGTCTATCCGTATTCCTTTGGATATTTCAAAGATATCAAATTCAGATGCCGTTACACGATGACCTTACCTTAGCTGCTCTATTTGCTGGAATTTTTATCGGAGTAGGATTAGGTATCATTTTTAGGTATGGTGGAACGACTGGTGGAGTTGATATTATTGCAAGGCTTGTACATAAATACGTGGGCTGGAGTATGGGAAAAACAATGTTTCTTTTCGATGCATGTGTTATTACTTTATCCCTTATTACATACTTAACTTATCGTGAGGCAATGTATACATTGGTTGCTGTTTTTGTGGGAGCAAGGGTAATTGACTTCATGCAAGAAGGAGCCTATTCGGCTAAAGGAGCCACGATTATATCCGATAAAAATGAAGAAATCGCATCTAGAATCATGAGTGAAATGGAACGTGGAGTAACGGTATTAAAAGGACAAGGTTCATTTTCAAAGCAAGAACGAGATATCTTATACTGTGTTGTAGGTAGGAATGAAATTGTTCGCTTAAAGAATGTAATTAATTCGATAGACCCTCACGCTTTTGTCGCAGTTAGTGATGTACGTGATGTGCTTGGGGAAGGCTTTACACTTGATGAAAATAAAAAACCAATTGAAAGATGA
- the bshA gene encoding N-acetyl-alpha-D-glucosaminyl L-malate synthase BshA, with amino-acid sequence MKLKIGITCYPSVGGSGVIATELGKLLAEKGHEIHFIASSMPFRLNKVYCNIYYHEVEVNQYSVFKYPPYDLALASKMAEVAKREKLDILHVHYAIPHAVCAYLAKEMVGEDLKIVTTLHGTDITVLGYDPSLTNLIKFGIEKSDVVTAVSNSLVAQTNDLIEPNKEIETIYNFIDERIYCKKNTLHLKEEYGIKPEEKVIIHVSNFRQVKRVPDVIKAFQLIQEKVPSKLLLVGDGPELTVVCRLVEQLGLTDKVLFLGKQENVEDLYSISDLKLLLSEKESFGLVLLEAMACGVPCIGSSIGGIPEVISNNENGYLCELGDISAVASKAISVLSDSKLHAWMSTNARNTVIEKFNSTKIVNEYEKLYFDIVGQNK; translated from the coding sequence ATGAAACTAAAAATAGGGATTACTTGTTATCCTTCCGTAGGTGGGTCAGGTGTAATTGCAACAGAATTAGGTAAGCTTTTAGCTGAAAAGGGACACGAAATACATTTTATTGCTTCTAGTATGCCCTTCCGATTGAATAAGGTTTACTGTAATATTTATTATCACGAAGTTGAGGTTAATCAATATTCTGTGTTTAAATACCCTCCTTATGACCTAGCACTGGCTAGTAAAATGGCAGAGGTGGCAAAACGTGAAAAACTTGATATACTGCACGTACATTATGCAATACCACATGCAGTTTGTGCTTATCTTGCAAAAGAAATGGTAGGGGAAGATTTAAAAATCGTTACCACACTTCATGGTACCGATATAACAGTTCTTGGATATGATCCTTCACTTACGAATTTAATAAAATTTGGGATAGAGAAATCTGATGTGGTAACAGCTGTATCTAATTCACTTGTTGCTCAAACAAATGATCTTATTGAACCTAACAAGGAAATAGAGACCATTTATAATTTTATAGATGAAAGAATCTACTGTAAAAAAAATACCCTTCATTTAAAAGAGGAATATGGAATTAAACCAGAAGAAAAAGTCATCATTCATGTTTCAAATTTCCGTCAAGTGAAGCGAGTTCCTGATGTGATTAAAGCATTTCAATTAATTCAAGAGAAAGTTCCTTCTAAACTGCTGCTAGTAGGTGATGGACCGGAACTTACAGTCGTTTGTCGTTTAGTTGAGCAGCTTGGCTTGACAGACAAAGTTCTCTTTTTAGGAAAACAAGAAAATGTTGAGGACTTATACTCTATTAGTGATTTAAAACTATTATTATCAGAAAAAGAAAGCTTTGGATTGGTGTTACTTGAGGCTATGGCTTGCGGAGTCCCTTGTATTGGTTCAAGTATCGGTGGCATACCCGAAGTTATATCAAATAATGAGAATGGTTATTTATGTGAGCTAGGGGATATTTCAGCAGTTGCTTCTAAAGCCATTTCTGTATTAAGTGATTCCAAACTTCATGCCTGGATGTCAACAAATGCTAGAAATACTGTAATAGAAAAGTTTAATTCAACCAAGATTGTTAATGAGTATGAGAAATTATATTTTGATATTGTAGGACAAAACAAGTAA
- a CDS encoding methylglyoxal synthase translates to MNIALIAHDNKKPELIEFVTAYKDILGKEQNELYATGTTGLRLSEATGLNIHRFQSGPLGGDQEIGAMIAKNQMDIVIFFRDPLTAQPHEPDVTALVRLCDVYAIPLATNMGTAEILIHGLERGDLSWRKVVKETTGVKDE, encoded by the coding sequence TTGAATATTGCACTTATTGCCCATGATAATAAAAAGCCAGAGTTAATAGAGTTTGTTACTGCGTATAAAGATATTTTAGGTAAAGAGCAAAATGAATTATATGCTACAGGAACAACCGGTTTAAGGCTTTCTGAAGCAACTGGCTTGAACATTCATCGTTTCCAATCTGGTCCTCTTGGAGGAGACCAAGAAATTGGAGCAATGATTGCTAAAAATCAAATGGATATCGTTATATTTTTCCGAGATCCACTAACTGCTCAACCACACGAGCCTGATGTAACGGCTTTAGTAAGACTATGTGACGTTTATGCAATCCCCTTAGCAACAAATATGGGTACGGCAGAAATACTTATTCACGGTTTAGAGCGAGGAGATTTAAGCTGGAGGAAAGTAGTAAAGGAAACAACTGGTGTAAAAGATGAGTAA
- a CDS encoding biotin--[acetyl-CoA-carboxylase] ligase produces the protein MRKQLLEIFSEANGGFVSGQKISEELGCSRTAIWKHIEDLRKEGYELEAVRKLGYRIVQKPDKISGNEIQLGLKTKTLGRHVHFEESVTSTQKIAHRLAYEGTPEGTIVVAEEQQAGRGRLDRLWFSPKYTGIWMSIILRPSIPPSQAPQLTLLAAVAVVQGIQEVTGLEPDIKWPNDILIGGKKVVGILTELQAEADRVNSVIIGIGINVNQTTGQFPEELTSLATSLSIQLGEKVDRALLIQSILAKLEDLYHNYLKNGFKVVKLLWESYAISIGKQIIARTLNGSIEGRAIGITDDGVLRLEGMDGTIHLIHSADIELKQ, from the coding sequence ATGAGAAAACAATTATTAGAAATTTTCTCCGAAGCTAACGGAGGTTTTGTCTCTGGTCAGAAGATAAGTGAGGAATTAGGATGCTCTAGGACAGCCATCTGGAAGCATATTGAGGATTTACGTAAAGAAGGATATGAACTAGAGGCAGTTCGGAAACTAGGTTATCGAATTGTACAAAAGCCAGATAAAATCAGTGGGAATGAGATACAATTGGGCCTAAAGACGAAGACTCTAGGCCGACATGTTCACTTTGAGGAATCAGTAACCTCTACTCAAAAGATTGCACACCGTCTTGCTTACGAAGGGACACCAGAGGGAACAATAGTAGTTGCGGAAGAACAACAAGCCGGGAGAGGTAGACTAGACAGATTGTGGTTTTCTCCAAAATACACAGGTATATGGATGAGTATTATCCTTAGACCTTCCATCCCACCTTCTCAAGCTCCTCAGCTAACCCTATTGGCAGCTGTTGCGGTTGTACAGGGAATTCAAGAAGTAACGGGGTTAGAACCAGATATAAAATGGCCCAATGATATCCTAATTGGTGGAAAGAAAGTAGTTGGGATTTTAACAGAGTTACAGGCAGAAGCAGATCGAGTAAATTCTGTCATCATTGGGATAGGAATAAATGTTAACCAAACAACAGGTCAGTTCCCTGAAGAACTAACATCTTTAGCTACCTCTCTTTCTATCCAACTCGGAGAAAAAGTTGATAGGGCATTACTAATCCAAAGTATTTTAGCAAAACTTGAAGATCTATATCACAATTATTTAAAAAATGGTTTTAAAGTGGTTAAGCTACTCTGGGAAAGCTACGCAATAAGTATAGGCAAGCAAATTATCGCAAGAACCCTAAACGGCTCAATCGAAGGCCGTGCAATCGGCATCACAGACGACGGTGTCCTACGTCTAGAGGGAATGGATGGTACAATCCATCTAATCCACTCTGCTGATATCGAACTAAAACAGTAA
- a CDS encoding zinc metallopeptidase, whose translation MFLIYFAIIIIVPLWAQMKVKSTYKKYSQVPSSSGMTGAQVARKILDDNGLYNVAVEETPGFLSDHYDPRSKVVRLSSGNFHGDSIAGAAVAAHEVGHAMQDQEEYAFLRFRHALVPVASFGSNISWILIIVGMLAGLADLLLFGIIFMAAAVLFQVVTLPVEFNASNRAMEQIVSAGVIRNDEERETRKVLNAAAMTYVAAAAVAVLELLRLVLLYTGMTREE comes from the coding sequence ATGTTTTTAATTTATTTTGCAATTATCATTATTGTACCTCTGTGGGCCCAGATGAAAGTTAAGAGTACATATAAAAAGTACTCACAGGTTCCATCTTCTTCTGGAATGACAGGAGCTCAAGTAGCAAGAAAAATCTTAGATGATAATGGTTTATATAATGTAGCAGTTGAAGAAACACCAGGTTTCCTCTCAGACCATTATGACCCACGTAGTAAAGTAGTTCGTCTATCTTCGGGAAATTTTCATGGAGATTCAATTGCAGGAGCAGCGGTTGCTGCCCACGAGGTAGGTCATGCTATGCAGGATCAAGAAGAATATGCTTTTTTACGCTTTAGACATGCATTAGTTCCAGTAGCAAGCTTTGGTTCAAACATTTCGTGGATTTTAATTATAGTTGGAATGTTAGCAGGTCTAGCCGATTTATTGTTATTTGGGATAATATTTATGGCTGCCGCAGTCTTATTCCAGGTTGTAACGCTTCCTGTTGAGTTCAATGCTTCTAATCGAGCTATGGAGCAGATTGTTTCAGCAGGGGTTATCAGGAATGATGAAGAGCGTGAAACGAGAAAGGTGTTAAATGCTGCTGCTATGACTTATGTCGCCGCTGCTGCAGTAGCTGTTCTTGAGTTACTGAGACTAGTTTTACTTTATACTGGAATGACCCGAGAAGAATGA
- a CDS encoding 4-hydroxy-tetrahydrodipicolinate reductase, translating to MNEIKIVVAGPRGRMGKEALQLVKDTEHFTLVGAIDHKFGGKKISEIEGLPNLDAPIYTDIEACFSELRPDVLIDLTTPEVGRVHTEIALQYGVRPVVGTTGFSKEDLENLSKLAEAKGIGAIIAPNFAIGAILMMKFSQMAAKYFQDIEIIELHHDKKLDAPSGTAAKTAELISTVREAKKQGHPDEKEIMQGARGATYDGIHIHSVRLPGLIAHQEVLFGGNGQMLSIRHDSFNRESFMSGVKLAVETIMKIDLLVYGLENIIE from the coding sequence ATGAATGAAATCAAAATTGTAGTTGCAGGTCCAAGAGGAAGAATGGGAAAAGAAGCATTGCAATTAGTAAAAGATACTGAACATTTCACACTAGTTGGTGCAATTGATCATAAGTTCGGTGGAAAAAAAATATCTGAAATTGAAGGGCTTCCTAATCTCGATGCACCAATTTATACAGATATAGAAGCCTGTTTTAGTGAATTAAGGCCTGATGTGTTAATTGATTTAACAACACCTGAAGTTGGGAGAGTACATACTGAAATTGCACTTCAATATGGTGTAAGACCTGTAGTAGGAACGACTGGTTTTTCAAAAGAGGATTTAGAAAATCTATCAAAACTAGCTGAGGCAAAAGGGATTGGAGCAATTATCGCACCTAATTTCGCAATTGGAGCAATTCTTATGATGAAATTTAGCCAAATGGCTGCAAAATACTTTCAAGATATTGAAATTATTGAATTGCATCATGACAAAAAGCTAGATGCACCTTCAGGAACTGCTGCTAAGACTGCGGAATTAATCTCAACTGTAAGAGAGGCAAAGAAGCAAGGACACCCTGATGAAAAAGAAATAATGCAGGGTGCTAGAGGTGCGACCTACGATGGTATTCATATCCATAGTGTTCGCTTACCAGGATTAATAGCACATCAAGAGGTCCTGTTTGGAGGTAATGGCCAAATGCTTTCAATTCGTCATGACTCTTTCAACCGTGAATCTTTCATGTCAGGAGTAAAGCTAGCAGTCGAAACAATTATGAAAATTGATTTATTAGTATACGGATTAGAGAATATCATTGAGTAG
- the panB gene encoding 3-methyl-2-oxobutanoate hydroxymethyltransferase: MKQTTDFLKMKQSNEPITMLTAYDYPSAKHAEQAGVDMILVGDSLGMVVLGYDSTIPVTVDDMIHHTKAVKRGAKDTFIVTDMPFMSYHVSIAETMKNAARIVQESGAHALKIEGAKDVLTVIRLLTDAGIPVVAHLGLTPQSVGVLGGYKVQGKDAESARQLLADAKKCEEAGAIALVLECVPKQLAEEVTGALSIPTIGIGAGDKTDGQVLVYHDVISYGVDRVPKFVKQFTDINQDIKIGLTNYVNEVKAKQFPEEKHMFTMKEDQLEALYGGKGK; the protein is encoded by the coding sequence ATGAAACAAACAACAGATTTTCTAAAAATGAAACAGAGTAATGAGCCCATCACGATGCTTACCGCATACGACTATCCATCGGCTAAGCATGCAGAGCAAGCTGGTGTAGATATGATCCTTGTTGGCGATTCTTTAGGCATGGTTGTTCTAGGGTATGACTCCACCATCCCAGTAACTGTTGATGACATGATTCACCATACAAAAGCAGTTAAAAGGGGTGCTAAAGATACTTTTATCGTAACGGATATGCCCTTTATGTCTTACCATGTTTCAATAGCTGAGACAATGAAAAATGCAGCAAGAATTGTGCAAGAATCTGGAGCTCATGCGTTAAAAATAGAAGGTGCAAAAGATGTCCTAACCGTTATTCGCTTACTAACAGATGCCGGTATCCCAGTAGTTGCTCATTTGGGGCTTACACCGCAATCGGTAGGTGTCTTGGGTGGATATAAAGTTCAAGGGAAAGATGCTGAAAGTGCTAGGCAATTACTAGCTGATGCAAAGAAGTGTGAAGAAGCAGGTGCAATTGCACTTGTGTTGGAATGTGTTCCAAAACAACTAGCAGAGGAAGTTACGGGTGCATTGTCGATTCCGACTATTGGAATTGGGGCTGGAGATAAGACAGATGGTCAAGTACTTGTATACCATGACGTCATTTCCTACGGAGTGGATCGAGTTCCTAAATTTGTTAAACAATTCACAGACATTAATCAAGATATAAAAATTGGGTTAACAAACTATGTAAACGAAGTTAAAGCAAAACAATTTCCTGAAGAAAAACATATGTTTACAATGAAAGAAGATCAGCTAGAAGCGTTATACGGAGGAAAAGGGAAATGA
- a CDS encoding pantoate--beta-alanine ligase: MIVVESIKEIQEKVSEFRLQGKSIGFVPTMGYLHEGHLSLMEQARKENDIVVLSIFVNPLQFGPNEDFDSYPRNIDRDEELARNAGVDLLFYPTTNEMYPHKKISVSVKVNERVDVLCGKQRSGHFDGVATVVTKLFNIVLPHKVYFGMKDAQQVAVIDGLIQDLNIPVELVPLETIREEDGLAKSSRNVYLTEQERKEAAKLYEGLNLAKEAIRNGVVDPEKVKKLVVEHITSETSGKIDYVEIYSYPELETISVVSGKVIIALAVKFTKARLIDNITFVV, translated from the coding sequence ATGATTGTAGTAGAATCCATAAAAGAGATTCAAGAGAAAGTCTCTGAATTTCGACTTCAAGGAAAATCCATTGGATTTGTTCCTACAATGGGTTACCTTCATGAAGGACATCTATCTTTAATGGAACAAGCTAGAAAAGAAAACGACATTGTTGTGCTTAGTATTTTTGTGAATCCGCTTCAGTTTGGTCCTAATGAGGACTTTGATAGCTATCCTCGAAACATTGATCGAGATGAAGAGTTAGCTAGGAACGCAGGGGTTGATTTATTATTTTATCCAACTACGAATGAAATGTATCCACATAAGAAAATATCTGTGTCTGTTAAAGTGAATGAGCGTGTAGACGTTTTATGTGGTAAACAACGAAGTGGTCATTTTGATGGAGTCGCTACCGTTGTTACAAAACTTTTCAATATCGTTTTACCGCATAAAGTCTATTTTGGAATGAAGGATGCCCAACAAGTTGCAGTAATTGATGGACTTATCCAAGACCTAAATATACCAGTTGAATTAGTTCCATTAGAGACCATACGTGAAGAGGATGGGTTGGCAAAAAGCTCTCGCAATGTATACCTAACCGAACAAGAGCGCAAAGAGGCAGCTAAGTTGTATGAAGGGTTGAATCTGGCAAAGGAAGCCATAAGAAATGGAGTAGTGGACCCTGAGAAGGTGAAAAAACTAGTGGTGGAACATATTACTAGTGAAACTTCGGGGAAAATTGATTATGTTGAAATATACTCCTATCCTGAGTTGGAGACAATTTCTGTCGTTTCTGGAAAGGTAATAATTGCACTAGCTGTGAAGTTTACAAAAGCTCGACTTATTGATAATATAACATTTGTTGTGTAA
- the ypjB gene encoding sporulation protein YpjB has product MKLRILSVLFIFILLLPNVTNAESTDNWAKLDELSGQALLMVKQERYEEAKQLLQQFSNDFLLNFRNGTFSMDELRVITVTHNSALEAVTSTSNNYEERLTKVTQFRLVVDAISSEHQPLWTEMEDSIMTTFSVMKQHVLEDGDNQSYQHQLNIFLKKFDIIHPSIQVDLPSSQIQKMDSHIHFLDSYRNEGLKKSTRIQQMEQMELDLKELFDKMTEDEADPSLIWVMISTGSIIILTLSYVGWRKYKGDKQKKLPKRDTEE; this is encoded by the coding sequence ATGAAGCTTAGAATCTTATCTGTACTTTTTATTTTTATTTTACTACTACCTAATGTGACTAATGCTGAATCCACAGATAACTGGGCGAAGTTAGATGAATTATCTGGGCAAGCCCTTTTAATGGTAAAACAAGAACGATATGAGGAAGCGAAGCAGCTATTACAACAGTTTTCAAATGACTTTTTACTCAATTTTCGAAATGGAACCTTTTCCATGGATGAGTTGCGAGTTATTACAGTTACTCATAATAGCGCGTTAGAAGCTGTTACCTCAACTTCAAATAATTATGAAGAAAGATTAACGAAAGTTACTCAATTTAGACTTGTAGTTGATGCGATTAGCTCTGAACATCAACCTCTATGGACTGAGATGGAAGACTCTATTATGACTACTTTTAGCGTGATGAAGCAGCATGTTTTAGAAGATGGAGACAATCAATCTTATCAACATCAATTGAATATTTTCTTGAAAAAGTTTGATATCATTCATCCAAGTATACAAGTGGATTTACCTTCAAGCCAAATTCAGAAAATGGATTCTCATATTCATTTTTTAGATAGTTATCGAAACGAAGGGTTAAAAAAGTCAACTAGAATTCAACAAATGGAACAAATGGAACTGGATCTTAAGGAATTATTTGATAAGATGACAGAGGATGAAGCTGATCCTTCTCTAATTTGGGTTATGATTTCAACAGGAAGTATAATCATTCTTACATTATCTTACGTAGGTTGGAGAAAATACAAAGGGGATAAGCAAAAAAAGCTACCCAAAAGGGACACTGAGGAGTAA
- the panD gene encoding aspartate 1-decarboxylase, with protein MFRTMMNAKIHRARVTEANLDYVGSITIDEDILDAVGLVANEKVQIVNNNNGARFETYIIPGPRGTGVFCLNGAAARLVQTGDVIIVISYVFVSEDKIQSHVPKVAIMDENNQIKELIGQEPASTVL; from the coding sequence GTGTTTAGAACGATGATGAATGCTAAAATTCATAGAGCACGAGTGACTGAAGCTAATTTAGATTATGTTGGAAGTATTACAATAGATGAAGATATCCTTGATGCAGTTGGTTTGGTTGCAAATGAAAAGGTTCAAATTGTAAATAATAATAATGGGGCACGCTTTGAAACATATATTATTCCAGGTCCAAGAGGTACTGGTGTATTCTGTTTAAATGGTGCAGCAGCTCGACTTGTTCAAACAGGTGATGTAATTATTGTTATTTCTTACGTATTTGTTTCAGAAGATAAAATACAATCTCACGTTCCGAAGGTTGCCATCATGGACGAAAACAATCAAATTAAAGAATTAATTGGCCAAGAGCCAGCTTCTACTGTATTATAA
- the bshB1 gene encoding bacillithiol biosynthesis deacetylase BshB1 produces the protein MSNITLDILAFGAHPDDVEIGMGGTLAKYAREGKRVGICDLTLAELSSNGNVDTRTHEADQASKLLGLEVRENLHLPDRGLVITESYIKKIVTIIRKYKPKLIFTPYYEDRHPDHGNCSRLIEEAAFSAGIRKYVDNEGLGPHKTESIYFYMINGFHRPSFVVDISEVIDIKLQSLRSYESQFSKLSNTIDTPLVNGYIETVEARERLFGKEVGVEYAEGFITKKPILLSKDLIGE, from the coding sequence ATGAGTAACATTACTTTAGATATCCTAGCATTTGGTGCTCACCCTGATGATGTTGAAATTGGAATGGGTGGGACTCTTGCTAAGTATGCAAGAGAAGGTAAACGGGTGGGGATTTGTGATTTAACGCTTGCTGAGTTGTCTTCGAACGGTAATGTTGACACACGTACTCATGAAGCCGACCAAGCCTCTAAACTACTTGGTTTGGAAGTAAGAGAAAATTTACATTTACCTGACCGTGGACTAGTAATAACTGAATCATACATAAAGAAAATAGTAACCATTATTCGAAAGTATAAACCGAAGTTGATTTTTACCCCCTACTATGAAGACCGTCATCCTGACCATGGAAACTGTTCAAGATTAATAGAAGAAGCAGCTTTTTCAGCAGGTATTCGTAAATATGTAGATAACGAGGGATTGGGGCCCCATAAAACTGAATCAATTTATTTCTATATGATAAATGGTTTTCATAGACCGAGCTTTGTTGTAGATATTTCAGAAGTAATAGACATTAAGCTACAGTCTCTTCGTTCGTATGAAAGTCAATTTTCAAAGCTAAGCAATACGATTGATACGCCACTTGTTAATGGTTATATAGAAACCGTAGAAGCTAGAGAAAGATTATTTGGAAAAGAGGTTGGCGTAGAATATGCAGAAGGTTTCATTACAAAGAAACCAATACTTCTTTCCAAGGATCTAATAGGAGAATAG
- a CDS encoding nucleotide pyrophosphohydrolase, whose product MSTKLTMKEMQDEVDAYISQFKEGYFSPLALLARMTEELGELAREVNHYYGEKPKKSTEKERTIEEEMGDVLFVLICFANSLNIDLEEAHKIVMQKFNTRDKDRWTKKDIE is encoded by the coding sequence ATGTCTACAAAGTTAACAATGAAGGAAATGCAAGATGAAGTCGATGCATATATTAGTCAATTTAAAGAAGGATACTTTAGTCCTCTGGCTCTATTAGCTAGAATGACTGAGGAGTTAGGTGAATTGGCTCGTGAAGTAAACCACTACTACGGTGAAAAACCAAAGAAGTCAACAGAAAAGGAACGTACAATTGAGGAAGAGATGGGAGATGTGTTGTTTGTCCTCATTTGCTTTGCGAACTCATTAAATATAGATCTTGAAGAAGCCCACAAAATTGTCATGCAAAAGTTTAATACAAGAGATAAAGATCGTTGGACAAAAAAGGATATAGAGTAA